A window of Colletes latitarsis isolate SP2378_abdomen chromosome 11, iyColLati1, whole genome shotgun sequence genomic DNA:
GATCTATTGCGCAGTAATGGTTAGAGATGATTATAGACagatggataacgttgtaaattTTTTGTTACCGAGTGCATCGTTAACGTCTTCCACGAATGCAATTAACTTTACCTGAACCCCGGCGACCTTTTTGTTGTAGAAGAATTCATTAGGCCTCTCTCTGAGATGGAAATGTTGATAATGATGCTCTGCATCCTCGAGGTACATCGTGTCGTTCGTGGCTTTGAAGAGCCAGGCGCCCGCCCAGGCCAATTCGTCGCCGTAATCGGTGCTCTCGTAGTATTGGGCAGCCCCTCGGATCGCCTCGTGATAAAGTCCCCGATATCTGTTCGCGAATCTGTACAATTCTTTGGCGTGTTTCAGACATCGAGCACTGTACTCTGGATCCTGGTCCCGGAAAACTATGCTGGAAGCAGCGAGGGCGGCTGCCGTTTCGCCCGCCAGGTCGGAACCTGGGTAACAAATTACATATTATTCCAACAAAAGACGAACTTAACGAGCTATCAAGCTCATCCAAATAACCGTGGCGTCGCCTCTGATGCTCGAcagacccctcggttgctattgACGTATGTCAAGCTTACCAGGGTGTTCAGGATCGATCTTGTAGGCGGGCCTGGTGGTGTTCAGTTCCTCCGGTCTGCCCCAGAAGGTATGGTCCAGCGAGAAATCGCCTACTTGTCCGTAGAAGACGTACTCGCTCACGTGACACTTGATGAAGTATTCCGTGGCCCATCTGATGGCTTCGCGAACTTCGTCGAGCTGTCCAGCGGCAGTGTAAGCTTCCGGCCAGCTGACCGCGCCCCACGCCAACAGCGTCGTAGTCGCCGCCATCGTGAAGCCAAACTTGACGAAGTCGCCGGCTGAAATCGAAAACGTTGGGCTGGTTATCGTAAACATTTTCGATACCTACGAGAGAACCGAATCGCTTGTTACCATCGTAATAGCCTCCGGTCAGATCCTCGCCGTTCAAACCGTGGTCTTCCAACGCTGAATCCCCCCTCCAATGTACCCGATTGCTCTTCGGTAGCCTTCCCGATCGCTGAGCCTCGTAAAATAGTAGCGAGAGCTCCAAGACGCGAGCGTAATCGTTCTCGTCTTCGATGGGTTTTACGTAGTACGGCGGGTTCGCGTCGATCACGTTGATCAGGGCGATCGACGCTATCATCGGAGCCTGTAACATGACGATACGAACCAACTTTTATGATTAATAGAGTTTACAATTATATTTGCTTTCGAAAACGGAAAATGAATGGTTCGTAAGAGCACTTTCTGGTTCACTGTCTGTACTCCATATGTGGGTCATAAGCACCGTAGTATTAAATACGCCGCTgagagaccggacagtgaacgcgttgaacaatttctttttattcgttTGATTCGTTATAACGTATCAACGTTCCGTTAATATTGAATGTAACATGCATTTTGTCGAACGTACTATTTAATTCAAaggaaaattatgaaaatttcgaagTCTAAAAGAAACTATTGTAAATAGCGATTGTAATCGTTTGGAGAAAGGGGAAACAGTGGTTGTCGAATTCGATTTTGATATGACGAAACTGTACGACTACGATGAATCCgcaagtcacgtacgcggggtctACGTGACGGACTTTTGTAAAGGCCACCAAACACGCGAGATCTAAACTTTAGCGATGACCTTAGGAACTCGATAGAAAACCTTTCTCGATACGAAGCCACTCCTCGCGTCGCTTCGATCGCTTGCTTTAAGTTTTATCGTTATGGAGAAGTCCGACGAGGAAACTGTGAAGCGCCATGGGGCTCCAAAACAACAGGAATCCATCCGTTCCCGTTAAAAATGTTTTGTTTTTTCTTCTCTGATTCTCTGATTAATGATCAGAGATGAAAATAAAACTCAATAATATCGATAACGAACAATGAATTATCGTTTCGTGACAAATTGTTCCAAATATGACTCTTGCTTGTAGCTGATACAATTGTTTTCGCATCCACGCGTTTATACTGATATTATTTACTGATATTTGGTCACCTGAGCATACAGTGTATAAGCAACAAATAGAGTGCAACATAAATTGTCACGATTTGAGTCTTATAAACTACGTACACCTATGGATGTCGCGAATCATGACTATAGTCAAGTAATATGCTAAAGAAATCACTTGAAGCTCGTAGAACCATGTCTGTCTTATCTTTTCTGTTCAAAGTCATTAATGGACTAATTGATTGCAGAAGGCTTTTATCAAATATAAACTTGAGCTATATGTATATGATGCTAATAGATATCCTGTatctgtcgatttttttaatGTATCTTTCGCGAGTTTCTTTTGTAATCTTTTATTTTAAGCACTACGTATAATTATATGTAAATCAATGGGTTCGTTGcccgtaaaataaataatattattgacaGTAAAAACGAAGAGGGAGGCACGTAAGATGTCGATAGTTTCCCCATTACTAATCTAGTATCGAATCGTTTGACTGTCACCGATATCGATGTACATCGTATTGACTCTACCACTAATCAACGATATCAACCAACACGAAACGACGTTAACATGGAGGACAGAAAACCGATAACACCAATCATCGACGCAAAGGATCTGATACGGATGATTCTGGACTTATAATAAACGATCCACCCATCGTGTATGAGATTTGACAGCAACGATCGTCAGACATACGCAGGGAACGATAGAACGCGATCTTAGACAACGATCGAACGTGTTATCGTACATTTATGCTCCAAAGAGATCAGTGATCGTACAACTTGCGATATTTAATGATTCTCGGGATTTCTTGTTACACTTTAAAACCAGATAGACAGTAAACAAGACGCCAGGTTCGCCAGAGACGCGAGGGGCTACGTGAAATGAGTTTGGAGTCCTGTTTGGAACCTCTTCTCCACCGTGTACGTCCATTCCAGGAAATTCTCAAGGTTCGACGACCACGTAATATCTGTATGACAAACGCCAATACGCTCTGCAAACACGGAGCTTATTGTAAACCCGTGTCCCTGCGTTTTTATTGCGACGAGAAAATCCGTCCGCAAGCGACTCGCGAGCCATTTTCGATTCCGTGAAGATCGTTTCGACCCCAACGTGGGACTTATTCTTCCGCTGATTTCACTCGAGCTAATTGGGAGAAGCAAACAAGTGTTTACCAAatctattgtattttatttattgctgACATGCATTGAGAAATCCTAGTTGACGTCTGTTTCATAGTCTTTTGAACAATTTTTCTTATAGCAACCCTTAACCAAGCCTTGGTTTCTTTTATCAAGATAATGGAAATATAAATCAAAGGTGGATTGGTCGGATCAATGAAGATCGTCAGTTTGGGAAGTTGGTTTCTTAGGACCTGCAACCCTCCCACGCATTCTTATTTTGTCCCTCGACGATCAACCAACGTTTTCGTTCAGCATACTTTATTTCAATACAAATGTAAACATTAATTTCGTTCAGAGAAAGATatacagtatacagggtgttcaggcacccatgggaaacattttaatgggggattctagagtctaaaataagacgaaaatcgagaatattaatttcttgactgaggcttcgttaaaaagttattaacaattgaattaaaaaatttcaaatcgttctggaaaaattatttttggttggaggggtcaattataatcatatttggtcattagaaatattctcgaaatcctacccactttctagaaaaaaattcgagaaggtgtgaattttttgacggaaaaaaaaaatttcaaatctttttagaaaaattattttcggttgcaaggctcgattacaatcacttttggtcattatatatatccccgaattcctacggattttcgagaaaaaaattccttaccgaaaatataatgtagggccaggaatgtctgcccgaattttcatgctaatctttaaaacgtcataacttctgaacggattggacgattttaatgttcaaaaaggcaaacgacgcgtattttagtgtagaatatgtagaaattataaaaatattcgaaaagttgttccttgatcacGTAAAGTTAGGAGAACCCCATAAACTCCATAAaccccataactcctacaatagtgaatatatttcaatgaaacttttttctgaagcagaactcatgggtacctacaaaaaagtattagacaacttttctgtagggcgtcaaacaaaaatactaaaaatgaaaaaggaatttttaagaaaaatcgacagggggtaggtgcctaaatttttcgacgaaaaaaaaaaatttcgaatcattctaaaaaaattatttttagattctggagtcaattgcaatcatttttggtggacagacatacccccgaaatcctactcattttcgagaaaaaaattccttaccgaaaatcttatttctggccaggaatgtctgcccgaattttcatgcgaatctttaaaacgtcataacttctgaacggattggacgattttaatgttcaaaaaggcaaacgacgcgtattttagtgtagaatatgtagaaattataaaaatattcgaaaagttggtccttgaccccgcaaaatgagaaaaactccataaaaatggttcaattttcaaacagccataactcctacaatagtgaatatatttcattgaaagttttttctgaagcagaactcatgggtacctacaaaaaagtattaggcaaaatttccgtacagtgtcaaataaatttattaaaaatgaaaaacgaatttctaagaataatcgacaggttgtaggtgcctaaatttttcgccgaaaaagaaatttcaaatcgttctaaaaaaattatttctagattctggagtcaattacaattatttttggtgaacagacatacccctgaaatcctacccattttctagaaaaaaatcgagaaggtgtgaaatttttcgacgaaattaaaatattttaaatcgttctgaaaaaaatattgttagctgtgggggttaattacaatcattttttgtgaatagacatacccccaaattcctacccactttctagaaaaaaattcagtacgatcggaattttaaacgttaataacttcttaacgaagcctccatcaacaaattggtattcttgattttcgtcttattttgacctctaaaatctcccattatttaacaatttcactcccacgtcacccacatatggatgacaggatttaccattgtGATACTAGAGAAATTAATTCCTGAGTTATgatgtcgagggaaataaatttcgatggaatttatgaattttaacaacgttaagaaaataaattgtaaGTTACGTAAGCtttcaatggtctaaaatcaaaattccactTTTGTAGAATATTATATGGTTTTAAACtgtcagtgaacgcgttaattcgTACCAACTGCATATCTTAATGATCGTTACTCTTTGCAGATCCGATTTCTATCGTTATAAATCGTCGATTAATTAGAACCAACGCGAGAGTAGTACCGTTCGAAGGCCAGTCCCAGCAGACAATAAGAATGCAGACTCGCGTGATGGTAATACGCGTCTGCCTGTAAGACATGAGGACCGGAAGTCGATGTCCCGGCCGCTATTTCCGGTCATACGGGGTCTACGATCGtcaatgtcagggatttgcaacgATCGATCAGTCAGGAATTCGTTATCTCGCCAAGTCGGTAAGCATCGTACGCAGAAAACGATATTCGAACATTCCAACGTTTACGAAACAGTAAGCAAACAATTCTCCGCAATTCGTTTCAGTATAAATACATATAATTCAACTATCTCTAATGGAAATCTGGATTCCATGGATCACGAACAAAGCACGTTACGGTTCGAATAACGTTCGAATTTTAAGAAATTTTCATTATCGACATTCGTGTCGCTTCGCgttatacaaataaaattatgtCAGCTTTAATTAGCGCGAAGAATGTCGTCGAAAACGCAAACGTGCCAAAATGTTCTGGATACCAGAACgtttgaaaaaagaaatatacgagAAAAGAACAGGAATAATTCCTATGAAGGGCTCGTCAGTTTTCGGTGATTATTCCTTCTTTTTGATAAAGTTTATTCGAGTTGATAATTAGTTAAACCTGGGAGGACCTGAATGAGTTAGCCAACGAGTAATTTTCGTAGTTTCTCCGACAGAGGCGAATTGAAAATGTCAGTTTCGAGTCGAATGAATTTGCGTGCTCGGTAGAGATATGAAAGAAGGTGTTTCGTGTGTGTTGCACCACGCGTGATTACAAATAAGTATTCAACGGAACGACGTCTCGACGACTTGATAAGCACGCATGCGTTCGCACGGTGTCGAAAATACATACGTGACGTAACGCAACGATATGTGATCAGGTTCAACGCGCGTTCACGAATTTAAAATGTTGAATTTAAACGACACgcgagaaaataaattcaacattGTGTAAGAACCAGCTACGCCGTCGACAAATTAAAGAAAACAGTCGTAAGTCCCTAGTAAACAGTGTGGTCCCTAGACCACAGATAATGGGGGAAGGTTAATTTTAACGAATTCTGGTTTACTATAATTGTCAAGCTCTCTTATAACTTTGCACACAGGTAAatagtatatttaaaaaaaaataacactCACCGCAACACAGCAAGCGAACACGTTCAGCTTCATCCTCGATCTTCCTCCCACAACTGTTCACGTGGGACCACGAATAATCGTTGATCACCTTTTCGCTGTGTTCGACACGATTAGCGTTGATTGTTTCTCGAGTCGCATATCGATCGTTCGCGTGCACCTCTTACGAATATTTTCCAATCAAGCTTCGCTCTTTAATCGCAAATCGTCGGTAATTTAACTCGATCCCTGCGGTTGTCGCTTCGTTTCGATCCCAAATGGTCCACCGATTCTGCAACATTCGAAACGAAAGATCAGCGGAGACTCTTGTCGAGGACTTTAAGATCGTCAAATCGATCGTACTGTCTTCGCCTAATCGCCAGCTGGCTTTTAACTCGTCGATAAACTCCAGAAGCGTCAAAGCAACGTTGCTTTCCTCGCTTACGTAAGAACAAATCGTCGCGATACGGGATCCTCGACCAAACGCTAGAATTTCTTTGAGTACCGCTTCGAGCGCGTTCGACGATCGTAATTCGAATATCGAGCACGAGTGAATCTTCGGATACGAGGATCCTTGGTCGATAAATAACTTTCCTCTTGGAAACGAGACGTCATCGACGAGGAAAACTCGCGTACTGTGATTTACAGATCCGTTTCCGTTTCGCGACGGCGGCTCTCCTCATCGACGATACGCGTCGAAGGTTGCCACTCGTACTGTCGATGTTTGTTTACAAACCAGAAGATTCTCCGCCTCGTTCAGTTTACTGCGTGGCTATAAGTTAGCAGCACAATCGACATTTACACTGTCGGTTTAGAGTATCAGAATTCTAAAGAATCTCTTGTTTCACGTTATAACGTAACACATTTTGAAATCTGGAATTCGATAGACATTACGATCTGATTAatgttatatatatttttagtgatatattttatatactgcacatattatacaggatgttcggccactagaagtcaaaataagtcgaaaatcaggaatatcaattttctgactgagacttcgttaaagtgttattaaaaaattaaatttaaaaatgtcaaatcgttctgaaaaaattatatttagttacagggatcaattacaagcattttttatgcataaacatatcctcgaaatcctatccactttcgagaaaaaaattcgagaagttgtgaaatttttcgacaaaattacaaaatttcaaatcattttgaaaaaattattgtcggttgagggggtcaattgcaatcatttttggtcattagacatacccttgaaatcctaccctctttcgagaaaaaaattcgagtaagaaccgaaatttttagacgaaattaaaaaatttcaaatcatactgaaaaaattatatttaattacaggggtcaattacaagcatttttgatgaatagatataccctcgaaatcttacccactttcgagaaaaaaattcgagaatgtgtgaaatttttcgacgaaattaaaacatttcaaatcattttgaaaaaattactttcggttgcagtggtcaattgcaatcatttttggtcattagagatacccttgaaatcctaccctctttcgagaaaaaaattcgagtaagaaccgaaatttttagacgaaattaaaaaatttcaaatcatactgaaaaaattatatttaattacagggatcaattacaagcatttttgatgaataaacatatcctcgaaatcctatccactttcgagaaaaaaattcgagaagatgtgaaatttttcgacaaaattaaaaaatttcaaatcattttgaaaaaattattgtcagttgagggggtcaattgcaatcatttttggtcattagagatacccttgaaatcctaccctctttcgagaaaaaaattcgagtaagaaccgaaatttttagacgaaattaaaaaatttcaaatcatactgaaaaaattatatttaattacaggggtcaattacaagcatttttgatgaataaacatatcctcgaaatcctatccactttcgagaaaaaaattcgagaagatgtgaaatttttcgacaaaattgaaaaatttcaaatcattttgaaaaaattattgtcggttgagggggtcaattgcaatcatttttggtcattagacataccctcgaaatcttacccactttcgagaaaaaaaattcgagtaagaactgaaatttttagacgaaattaaaaaatttcaaatcatactgaaaaaattatatttaattacaggggtcaattacaagtatttttgatgaatagacataccctcgaaatcttacccattttcgagaaaaaaattcgagaatgtgtgaaatttttcgacgaaattaaaacatttcaaataattttgaaaaaattactttcggttgcaatggtcaattgcaatcatatttggtccttagacatacccccgaaatcgtacgcactttcgagaaaaaaattccttaccgaaaatctaaatttttcaacgaaaaaaaaaaaaatttcaaatcgttctggaaaaattattgtcggttgagagagtcaattgcaatcatttttggtcattagacatacccttgaaatcctactcatattCGGGAaataaattcaggaaggtggacaaatttttcgtcgacgtTAAGATTGACGTGCATTCCTCCTCGACAAGGAAGATGGCACATGCCGAAGAATTCGAGTTGTCCTCCGTGCATGTTATTTGCATTCCACGGGAGATTTCTCGGTAAAACGATTGCGGAGGTATCCAGGAAGTGAAGCGCGCAGGAAGTTTGGAAAGTGGACGTCCAACGTCGACGCTAAATATTTTGTCGGCGTGCACGTCGGCGTAAAATCTGTTGTCATGGGAAGCCGCCGCGTTACATTGTATTACGAGACGAAAGCCGTTAACGGTTCGCCTTGCACACGCCGTGGTTTGCACACGGCGTGGTTTGCACACGGCCTGGCCTGCACACGTGGACCGATCGCGTTCTAGCTCTTTCGGCGATCGGCAATTGTCAAGCGAACCGCTACTTAAACGAAGCTTCGCGGCGTGCGATCCCTAGATCGTCTTGAGCTCTCGTAGCGACACGTAATGTATTTTGTTTTGTTATAATAAAGTTATTCTGTTACTGTTATCTGTGGGTATACTTTCCAATGTGGATCACTGCGGATCTCCTATTGTCCTCCTATTAAcaataggttatgggcccagaatATCGTGTCTTTCGGAAAGCCCAGATAACGAAATAGGTGTCGGTCACCGCGTGCATTCTCGTTCGAGTTCAGTGTAAGTGATTACGAATATCAAGTGAACAATGGCGAGTCTCGTGAAGATCGAAGCTCTCAACAAGGAGAACTATGACACCTGGAAAATTCAGATGCGTGCATTGCTGATCAAGAACGATGCTTGGTGTTACGTCTGCGGTGAAAAGAAAGCACCAACAGTGACGGCCGACGATCCAGCAACAGAGGCAGCTTTTCGCAAGTGGGTTGAAAACGATGAAAAGGCAATGTCTGATATAATACTCTCGATCAACCCGTCGGAACTGAAGCAAGTGAAGAACTGCAGTACATCGAACGAAGTATGGCAGAAACTTGGGCAAATATATCAGTCACGGGGACCTGCGCGCAAAGCCACGCTGCTGAAGAAATTAACTCTGCAGCGTATGAACGAGGGCGAAGATGTTCGCGAACACCTCAGGAGGTTCTTCGATGCCGTGGACAAGCTTAGTGAAATGGACGTCGAGGTAAACGCAGATTTGTTAGCGATTTTGCTACTATACAGTTTGCCGcacaatttcgaaaatttccGTTGCGCGATCGAGTCACGCGACGAGTTGCCGGCCCCCGATGCTTTGCGAATTAAAATTATCGAAGAGAGCGATGCGCGTAAAAATGAAGCGCACGATATGGTGCCGAATGCCATGATTGCCGGGAAACATGCGAAGTCGAATCACGGTAAGAAAAACTTTAACACAGTGTCAGAAAATACCAGTGATGGTCGATCGCGAGTGAAATGTTTTCGGTGTCGAAAATTTGGTCATATAGCGTCCGAGTGCCGCAAAAGTGGTGGAAACTCGAAACATTCGGCCGGTAGTGCAAATAGTAATTTTTCGTTATATACTTCGGAATTCGGACAAAACTGCGAAGTGGCGCGATCGATATCTGACGCGAGCAGCGAATTATGGTGTTTGGATAGCGGCAGTACATCACATTTGTGCAAAAATTTAAGCCGTTTTGAGAAAATCGACAAACGGCCACGCGGAAAACTAAATCT
This region includes:
- the LOC143348282 gene encoding endoglucanase E-4, giving the protein MKLNVFACCVAAPMIASIALINVIDANPPYYVKPIEDENDYARVLELSLLFYEAQRSGRLPKSNRVHWRGDSALEDHGLNGEDLTGGYYDAGDFVKFGFTMAATTTLLAWGAVSWPEAYTAAGQLDEVREAIRWATEYFIKCHVSEYVFYGQVGDFSLDHTFWGRPEELNTTRPAYKIDPEHPGSDLAGETAAALAASSIVFRDQDPEYSARCLKHAKELYRFANRYRGLYHEAIRGAAQYYESTDYGDELAWAGAWLFKATNDTMYLEDAEHHYQHFHLRERPNEFFYNKKVAGVQVLLAQLTGQQEYQNAARAFCDFSVRQQKRTTKGLLYIDKFGTLCHAANVAFVCMEAADSPGIGDPQEYREFAEQQIYYMLGGGGRSYVIGWGRNPPKQPHHAASSCPDRPAACGWSEFDKDAPNPQILYGALVSGPDEADEFHDHREDYVYTEVTLDYNAGFTSALAGLLQLRVKSTT